Proteins encoded in a region of the Novibacillus thermophilus genome:
- a CDS encoding diacylglycerol/lipid kinase family protein has product MITFIVNPLSAGGRGQKVWSKLEPILNEKGIQYAVHFTEYPAHARELVKTVFQAGEVQAVVAVGGDGTVHEVAQDLVGTEVPLGFIPCGSGNDFARALRIPVDCVKALERILTHRPHKIDMAKINGHYFVNGAGVGFDAAVAKLSNASKMKCWLNYVKLGRFAYAANALRMLSSFRPTDVVLTIDGERVPFSHVWLVAVCNVPYYAGGMKICPQAAWDDGRLDVCIVHNMRRVTLLSNLTKVFSGSHVSVPGVTMFRARTVSVEPAERLYVHTDGECYLTTPVTMTIHSNALNVL; this is encoded by the coding sequence ATGATCACATTTATCGTGAACCCTTTATCTGCGGGCGGACGAGGTCAGAAGGTCTGGTCCAAACTGGAACCGATATTAAACGAAAAGGGAATTCAGTACGCCGTGCATTTTACGGAGTACCCGGCGCACGCGCGCGAGCTGGTCAAAACAGTATTTCAAGCTGGGGAGGTCCAAGCTGTCGTCGCCGTTGGCGGTGACGGAACGGTCCACGAAGTGGCCCAAGACTTAGTGGGGACAGAGGTACCGTTAGGATTCATTCCGTGCGGTTCGGGTAACGACTTCGCCCGTGCCTTGAGAATTCCCGTCGACTGTGTGAAGGCGTTAGAACGAATTTTGACCCATCGCCCGCATAAAATAGATATGGCGAAAATAAACGGGCACTACTTTGTCAACGGTGCCGGGGTCGGTTTTGACGCGGCTGTCGCCAAGTTGTCGAATGCGTCCAAAATGAAGTGTTGGCTTAACTACGTGAAATTGGGACGGTTTGCCTATGCGGCTAACGCGTTGCGGATGCTCTCCTCTTTTCGTCCGACCGACGTCGTTTTGACGATCGATGGTGAACGCGTGCCCTTTTCCCACGTTTGGCTCGTCGCCGTGTGCAATGTGCCGTATTACGCGGGGGGAATGAAAATCTGTCCCCAAGCCGCGTGGGATGACGGCCGCTTGGATGTGTGCATCGTGCACAACATGAGACGCGTCACGCTGTTGAGCAATTTAACCAAAGTGTTTAGCGGGAGCCACGTTTCAGTACCGGGAGTCACGATGTTTCGGGCGCGGACGGTCAGTGTTGAGCCGGCTGAGAGGTTGTACGTTCACACGGACGGCGAATGTTATTTAACGACTCCTGTCACAATGACAATTCACTCCAACGCTCTCAATGTTTTGTAA
- the aceB gene encoding malate synthase A yields the protein MDGVRVTGRITPEFADILSPGALVFIQKLANQFEGRRRELLAKRQERQKEIDAGKLPDFLPDTEHIRNGDWTIAPVPDDLKDRRVEITGPVDRKMMINALNSGAKVFMADFEDANAPTWTNNIQGQINLRDAVYGTITYENPETGKLYQLNDETATLVVRPRGWHLVEKHVLVDGEPVSASLFDFGLYMYHNAEKLIAKGTGPYFYLPKLESHLEARLWNDVFVFAQDELGIPQGTIKATVLIETILAAFEMDEILYELREHSAGLNCGRWDYIFSYIKRFRNQPHVILPDRSQVTMTVPFMRAYTLLCVKTCHRRKAPAIGGMAAQIPVKNDPQANEEAFKKVAADKRREVLDGFDGSWVAHPGLVPVCKEQFDEHMPQPNQIDRARDDVRVTAEDLLEVPEGTITLEGLRTNVNVGVQYIASWLRGNGAAPIHNLMEDAATAEISRAQVWQWIRHPKGVLEDGRKVTFALFEEILQEELEKMKGEVGEDLFEDGKFQEASELFADLTQRDDFVEFLTLPAYDLLEEN from the coding sequence ATGGATGGCGTTCGCGTCACGGGTCGGATCACGCCTGAATTTGCCGACATTCTGTCTCCCGGAGCACTCGTCTTTATTCAAAAGTTGGCCAACCAATTTGAGGGTCGACGTCGAGAACTGCTGGCAAAGAGACAGGAGCGGCAAAAAGAAATTGATGCAGGGAAGTTGCCGGACTTTCTGCCGGATACAGAGCACATCCGCAACGGCGACTGGACGATTGCGCCTGTGCCGGACGATTTAAAGGACCGTCGGGTGGAAATCACCGGCCCCGTCGATCGGAAGATGATGATTAACGCCCTGAACTCCGGGGCCAAAGTCTTTATGGCCGATTTTGAAGACGCCAACGCCCCGACGTGGACGAACAACATTCAAGGTCAGATCAATTTGCGCGATGCAGTGTACGGCACCATCACTTACGAGAACCCGGAAACGGGAAAACTTTATCAACTGAATGACGAGACCGCGACACTTGTCGTGCGTCCCCGGGGATGGCACCTCGTGGAAAAACACGTACTCGTCGACGGGGAGCCGGTGTCGGCCAGCCTGTTTGATTTCGGCCTGTACATGTACCACAATGCAGAAAAACTGATCGCAAAAGGAACGGGTCCGTACTTTTATTTGCCCAAGCTAGAGAGTCACCTCGAAGCGAGACTCTGGAACGACGTGTTTGTGTTCGCCCAGGACGAATTGGGAATACCGCAGGGGACGATTAAAGCGACGGTCTTGATCGAGACGATTCTCGCCGCTTTTGAAATGGATGAGATTCTGTACGAACTGCGCGAGCACTCTGCCGGATTAAACTGCGGTCGCTGGGACTACATTTTCAGCTACATTAAGCGGTTTCGCAACCAGCCCCACGTCATTTTGCCGGACCGATCGCAAGTGACGATGACCGTTCCCTTCATGCGCGCTTACACCCTCTTGTGCGTCAAGACGTGCCACAGGCGCAAAGCGCCGGCCATCGGAGGAATGGCAGCGCAAATTCCGGTAAAAAACGATCCCCAGGCGAATGAAGAGGCGTTTAAAAAAGTGGCGGCTGACAAACGCCGCGAAGTGTTGGACGGATTTGACGGGTCGTGGGTCGCCCACCCTGGCCTCGTTCCCGTGTGCAAAGAGCAGTTCGACGAACACATGCCCCAGCCAAACCAGATAGACCGAGCGAGGGACGACGTCCGCGTGACGGCGGAAGACTTGCTGGAAGTGCCGGAGGGGACGATCACGCTTGAAGGTTTAAGGACGAATGTCAACGTCGGCGTACAGTACATTGCGTCCTGGTTGCGGGGAAACGGCGCCGCCCCTATCCACAACTTAATGGAGGACGCGGCGACGGCCGAAATTTCGCGGGCACAAGTGTGGCAGTGGATTCGGCACCCGAAGGGTGTTTTAGAAGACGGACGGAAGGTGACGTTTGCGCTGTTTGAGGAGATTTTGCAAGAAGAGTTAGAGAAAATGAAGGGAGAAGTCGGAGAAGATCTGTTCGAAGACGGAAAATTTCAGGAGGCGAGCGAGCTGTTTGCCGACTTGACGCAACGGGATGATTTTGTCGAATTTCTTACGCTCCCGGCTTACGACCTGTTGGAGGAGAACTAG
- a CDS encoding IclR family transcriptional regulator — translation MVDDSIIQSVDRALHILDMVSRKREGCGVTELSIALPLNKTSVFRMLSTLKRHGLVEQDPETERYKIGYKVLELSGRLLDSIDLRAEARPYLRELENLTNEVIHLVIYNRGEVVYIEKLEGNETLRMHSKVGNRAPMHCTGVGKVILAHLPREEAQDVIDQCELTRHTGNTITDKDALCDHLRRVRQQGYALDLEENEAGINCIAAPIFDHAGRVVSALSVSGPAIRMTEERIETLKGKVMETSRKISRRLGYTAP, via the coding sequence TTGGTAGACGACTCAATCATCCAATCCGTCGACCGCGCGCTGCACATCCTCGACATGGTGAGCAGGAAGAGAGAAGGGTGCGGCGTTACTGAACTGTCCATCGCCCTTCCCTTGAACAAAACGTCTGTTTTCCGCATGTTGTCCACATTAAAGCGGCACGGCCTCGTAGAGCAGGACCCGGAGACAGAGCGGTACAAAATCGGGTACAAAGTATTGGAGTTGAGCGGGAGGCTCCTGGACTCCATCGATTTGCGGGCGGAGGCGAGGCCTTATTTGAGAGAACTGGAAAACTTGACGAACGAAGTGATTCACTTAGTCATTTACAACCGCGGAGAAGTGGTTTACATCGAAAAACTGGAAGGAAACGAAACGCTGCGCATGCACTCAAAAGTAGGGAACAGGGCGCCTATGCACTGCACTGGGGTGGGCAAAGTAATCCTCGCCCACCTCCCGCGGGAAGAAGCCCAGGACGTCATCGATCAGTGCGAGTTAACGCGGCACACGGGGAATACGATAACGGATAAAGACGCCCTTTGCGACCATTTGCGACGCGTGAGACAACAGGGCTACGCCCTCGATCTGGAAGAAAACGAAGCGGGCATTAACTGCATTGCCGCCCCTATTTTCGATCATGCGGGCCGGGTTGTCTCGGCTTTGAGCGTGTCGGGTCCGGCCATCCGCATGACAGAGGAGAGGATCGAAACACTGAAGGGCAAAGTGATGGAGACGAGTCGCAAAATTTCCCGTCGACTGGGATATACGGCACCGTGA
- a CDS encoding FAD-binding oxidoreductase, giving the protein MEKTSAAGLDALASELEKVTETAVCERDEVFGNTGRLVAYPQNEREVSGALSLAAHTGITVIPEGGGTKRGYGGTLEAADVLLSMKKIRGIVEHEAGDLILTVKAGTPLADIQHALAKKGQFLPLDAPDSEKGTIGGILAANMSGPKRLRYGSGRDLVVGMRVVHAGGQVMRAGAKVVKNVAGYDMNKLYVGSMGTLGIVTEVTLKCRPLPERESVVLLESEAGVDPLAVFSRHLLDTPMEPVAVEIVNPALSDRMGGRRAFSLALSFEDVPKSVERQEQWVRRNAQLLTVSDTLRNEEAAAWWKRFLQTDRQCVTLKVGSLLTDVPVVLHHAERLSEQLGITLLSHGSVGVGLSKLHVQAEKEAVCTFIRGMRQFMSGREGYVTVEHAPLSVRRQVGVWGENSPNSRLFAGIKRAFDPEGILNPGRFVVG; this is encoded by the coding sequence ATGGAAAAAACGTCTGCGGCCGGTTTGGACGCACTCGCTAGCGAACTGGAGAAAGTGACCGAAACCGCCGTGTGCGAAAGAGATGAAGTGTTTGGCAACACCGGCCGTTTGGTAGCTTATCCGCAAAATGAGCGAGAAGTGAGTGGGGCGCTGTCGTTGGCTGCACACACCGGCATCACAGTCATTCCCGAAGGAGGCGGAACGAAAAGGGGGTACGGTGGGACGCTGGAGGCGGCTGACGTCTTACTTTCCATGAAAAAAATCCGGGGCATCGTCGAACACGAGGCAGGCGATCTCATCCTGACCGTGAAAGCGGGAACGCCCCTCGCAGACATTCAACACGCCCTCGCCAAAAAGGGCCAGTTCCTCCCCTTAGACGCACCTGACAGCGAGAAAGGGACCATTGGAGGCATTTTGGCTGCCAATATGAGCGGGCCGAAGCGGTTGCGCTACGGGTCGGGGAGAGACCTCGTCGTCGGCATGCGCGTCGTCCACGCCGGCGGACAGGTGATGCGCGCCGGAGCGAAAGTGGTCAAGAACGTGGCCGGATACGACATGAACAAACTGTACGTCGGGTCGATGGGAACACTCGGCATTGTGACAGAAGTGACCCTCAAATGCCGGCCGCTGCCGGAACGCGAAAGCGTTGTGCTGCTGGAAAGCGAAGCGGGTGTAGACCCGTTAGCAGTTTTTTCTCGCCATTTGCTGGACACGCCGATGGAGCCGGTCGCAGTCGAGATCGTCAACCCTGCCTTGAGTGACAGGATGGGAGGGCGGCGGGCGTTCAGTTTGGCGTTGAGTTTTGAGGACGTCCCTAAGTCTGTCGAACGACAGGAGCAGTGGGTTCGGCGAAATGCCCAGCTTTTAACCGTGTCGGACACCTTGAGAAACGAGGAGGCAGCTGCGTGGTGGAAGCGCTTCCTGCAAACAGACAGACAGTGTGTGACGTTGAAGGTGGGCAGCTTGCTGACGGATGTCCCTGTTGTCTTGCATCATGCCGAACGCCTCTCTGAACAACTCGGCATCACATTGCTCTCCCACGGAAGTGTGGGAGTAGGCTTAAGTAAACTTCACGTACAGGCAGAAAAAGAAGCCGTCTGCACGTTCATACGCGGAATGCGGCAATTCATGTCAGGCCGAGAGGGGTACGTCACCGTTGAACACGCACCGCTCTCCGTTCGCCGCCAAGTGGGTGTATGGGGAGAGAATTCGCCAAATAGCCGGCTTTTTGCAGGTATTAAACGGGCGTTTGACCCCGAAGGCATTTTAAATCCAGGAAGGTTTGTCGTCGGGTAA
- a CDS encoding (Fe-S)-binding protein, whose protein sequence is MSGHYVWEDPPNSEKFSACVHCGMCLEACPTYQETGLEQHSPRGRVHMIAAVAEGKIGLNEAFADPVFQCLDCRACETACPSNVQVGSLIEAARGQVRQAMPLKGWKGWLNRLFLRGIFPYPPRLRALGAMVKWYQRIGVQKLVRRAGLLNLLPEHLRGMERVLPKVDDPVMKKMPEVVQAKGPVRKKVALLTGCVMDVVYSDVNAATVRVLTENGYEVHLPRGQRCCGALHVHAGDREQAKKLAKQNIDAFLETGVDHIVVNAAGCGAAMQEYGELLENDPEYREKAAQFAENVVDVSKFLYDNGYRKPRAPLNTRLTYHDPCHLAHAQNVRCEPRELLKSVDGVELVELCDADRCCGSAGIYNLTHPEMAGQLLDRKMDDVPDGVETVVTGNPGCMLQLSLGVHKHRRAEKVLHTVEVLDMAYRQEAH, encoded by the coding sequence ATGTCAGGCCATTACGTGTGGGAAGATCCGCCCAATTCCGAGAAATTTTCCGCTTGCGTGCATTGCGGCATGTGTTTGGAAGCGTGTCCCACGTACCAGGAGACCGGTCTTGAGCAACATTCTCCCCGGGGAAGAGTTCACATGATCGCCGCCGTGGCGGAAGGCAAAATCGGCCTGAACGAAGCGTTTGCAGATCCCGTCTTTCAGTGCCTCGATTGCCGTGCCTGCGAGACGGCGTGTCCGTCAAACGTGCAGGTCGGGTCGTTGATCGAAGCCGCCCGGGGACAGGTGCGGCAAGCGATGCCGCTGAAAGGGTGGAAGGGGTGGCTCAACCGCCTGTTCCTGCGCGGCATCTTCCCGTATCCGCCGCGCCTTCGGGCATTAGGGGCGATGGTGAAGTGGTATCAGCGGATCGGCGTGCAGAAACTCGTGCGACGGGCCGGACTGCTGAACTTGTTGCCGGAGCACTTGCGCGGGATGGAAAGGGTCCTGCCGAAAGTGGACGATCCGGTTATGAAAAAGATGCCGGAAGTCGTTCAAGCGAAGGGACCCGTTCGGAAAAAAGTCGCCCTCTTGACTGGATGTGTCATGGACGTCGTGTACAGTGACGTAAACGCTGCAACTGTGCGGGTGTTGACAGAAAACGGCTATGAAGTCCATTTGCCGCGGGGGCAGCGGTGCTGTGGTGCACTGCACGTGCATGCTGGAGACCGGGAGCAGGCGAAGAAACTGGCGAAGCAAAACATTGATGCGTTTCTCGAGACCGGTGTTGACCACATTGTGGTGAACGCGGCTGGATGCGGCGCGGCCATGCAGGAATACGGAGAACTGCTCGAAAACGATCCCGAGTACCGGGAGAAAGCGGCTCAGTTTGCGGAAAATGTCGTCGACGTGTCCAAATTTTTGTACGACAACGGGTACCGCAAGCCGAGGGCACCGTTGAACACCCGTTTGACGTATCACGATCCGTGCCACTTGGCCCACGCCCAAAACGTGAGGTGTGAACCGCGGGAGCTGTTGAAAAGTGTGGACGGCGTGGAGCTCGTCGAGCTGTGTGACGCCGATCGCTGCTGTGGGAGTGCCGGCATTTACAACTTGACGCACCCGGAGATGGCGGGCCAATTGCTCGACCGCAAAATGGACGATGTGCCCGACGGAGTGGAAACGGTCGTCACGGGGAATCCGGGCTGCATGTTGCAACTGTCACTCGGAGTGCACAAACACCGTCGCGCGGAAAAAGTGCTCCACACGGTGGAAGTGCTGGACATGGCCTATCGACAGGAAGCCCATTAA
- a CDS encoding FAD-binding oxidoreductase, which translates to MEDELITQLAAIVGPEAVLSKYEDLVTYECDGYVIQRGVPRAVVFPSTTEEVSAVVKCLSAQNVPFIPRGAGTGLSGGAIPLGGEVIISLVRMRKLLEVDFENRRAVVQPGFVNLKLSNAVAHRGYYYAPDPSSQRTCTIGGNVAENAGGAHCLKYGVTTNHVLGLELVLPDGEVVDIGGVPDVPGYDLVGILTGSEGTMGIVTKMTVRLLKKPEQVQTVLAQFDRVEDASRAVSDIIAAGIIPAALEMMDEIAIEGVEAGNYPVGYPKGLGAVLLIEVDGIAAGIEDQIRQIIDVCKRRNVREVKAASDEAERTRWWNNRKQAFGAMGTLSPDYLVQDGVIPRSRLPEVLERITAISRKYGLRIANVFHAGDGNLHPLILFDSRVPGETEKAVQAGSDVLQVCADVGGSITGEHGVGIEKREEMTYIFSREEIDLQLKVRDVFNPHNLCNPDKIFPSPSRCVEVRRASG; encoded by the coding sequence ATGGAAGACGAACTCATCACCCAGTTGGCAGCGATTGTCGGGCCAGAGGCTGTGTTGTCCAAATACGAAGATTTAGTGACGTACGAGTGTGACGGATACGTCATCCAGCGAGGTGTGCCCCGCGCCGTCGTCTTCCCGTCGACGACTGAGGAAGTGTCCGCTGTCGTCAAATGTCTCTCCGCCCAAAACGTTCCCTTTATTCCGCGGGGAGCCGGTACGGGATTGAGCGGAGGAGCGATTCCGTTGGGAGGGGAGGTGATCATCAGTCTCGTCCGCATGCGGAAACTGCTCGAAGTGGATTTCGAAAACAGGAGAGCCGTCGTGCAGCCGGGCTTTGTCAACTTGAAACTGAGCAATGCCGTCGCCCACAGGGGTTATTACTACGCGCCCGATCCTTCCAGCCAACGGACGTGCACCATCGGGGGGAACGTCGCCGAAAATGCCGGCGGCGCCCACTGTTTGAAGTACGGTGTCACGACGAATCACGTGTTAGGACTGGAACTCGTCCTGCCCGACGGAGAGGTGGTCGACATCGGCGGCGTCCCCGATGTGCCGGGATACGACCTCGTCGGCATCTTGACCGGGTCAGAAGGCACGATGGGGATTGTGACCAAGATGACCGTGCGCCTTTTGAAAAAACCGGAGCAGGTGCAAACGGTGCTCGCCCAGTTCGACCGGGTGGAAGATGCCAGCCGCGCCGTTTCCGACATCATTGCCGCAGGCATTATCCCCGCCGCCCTGGAAATGATGGACGAGATCGCCATCGAAGGGGTGGAGGCGGGAAACTATCCCGTCGGCTATCCGAAAGGGCTAGGCGCCGTTTTACTGATTGAGGTGGACGGGATTGCGGCAGGGATCGAAGATCAAATTCGACAGATCATAGACGTGTGCAAAAGGCGGAACGTGCGGGAAGTGAAAGCGGCGTCTGACGAAGCGGAGCGCACCCGCTGGTGGAACAACCGCAAACAGGCCTTCGGGGCGATGGGGACCCTTTCGCCAGATTACCTCGTACAGGACGGTGTCATTCCGCGGAGCAGATTGCCTGAAGTGCTGGAACGGATTACAGCCATCAGCCGCAAATACGGCTTGCGCATCGCCAATGTGTTTCACGCCGGAGACGGCAACCTGCACCCCCTCATTCTGTTTGATTCTCGCGTTCCAGGAGAAACGGAGAAAGCCGTTCAGGCCGGTTCAGACGTGTTGCAAGTGTGTGCCGATGTCGGCGGGTCGATCACGGGTGAACACGGGGTCGGGATCGAAAAGCGCGAGGAGATGACGTACATTTTCTCGCGTGAAGAGATCGACCTTCAGTTAAAAGTGCGCGACGTGTTTAACCCGCACAACTTGTGCAACCCGGACAAGATTTTTCCGTCACCGAGTCGGTGTGTCGAAGTGAGGCGCGCTTCGGGTTGA
- a CDS encoding L-lactate permease, whose protein sequence is MNIGLLSTLALLPVLVVALFLVVLKWPASRAMPLAYLSVVVLGLWVWKLPVAQIGAATVRGLVTTLELLYIIFGAILMLNTLQESGALKSIRQGFTDITPDRRIQAIIVAWLFGSFIEGAAGFGTPAAVAAPLLVGLGFPAMAAVMVALIIQSTPVSFGAIGTPMLVGVGTGLETLQEYTGDWAGFIAGIGGKTAIIHAMCGIVVPLFMSSFLTRFFGRNQSFREGLRAWKFALFAAVAMIVPYLIVANTLGPEFPAMFGGLIGLLIVIPAARKGFLVPKETWDFDWREQWDPEWVGAVKIEEVAHRSGGMSLTKAWTPYVLIGLFLVITRMEALPVGAWLKALTIEFPSLFGTEITVSTQPLFLPGTIFLVVTALTYVIHQMDAPSYGRAWRNSFKAALSASVALIWTVPMVQVFINSSGGGAGYESMAVVLAEGVAAVTGTLWPLFASFVGAFGAFIAGSNTVSNMMFSLFQYGVGERIGVFDPTWVVALQAVGGAAGNMIAVHNVVAASATVGLVGKEGLLIRKTIWPMAYYALFAGCIGYTILFGFGIGAILATAMVIGIVYAVATSRRGVTLEDQNATM, encoded by the coding sequence ATGAACATTGGCCTGTTGTCTACGCTGGCACTACTGCCAGTCTTGGTCGTCGCGCTGTTTTTAGTCGTCTTAAAGTGGCCTGCCAGCCGGGCGATGCCCCTTGCGTACTTGTCGGTCGTCGTTCTCGGACTGTGGGTGTGGAAACTGCCCGTTGCCCAAATTGGCGCCGCCACGGTGCGGGGGTTAGTGACGACACTGGAGCTGTTGTACATTATTTTCGGTGCGATTTTGATGCTGAACACGCTGCAGGAAAGCGGTGCGTTAAAGTCGATCCGCCAGGGCTTCACCGACATTACGCCCGACAGGAGAATTCAAGCGATTATCGTCGCTTGGCTATTCGGTTCGTTTATTGAAGGGGCGGCCGGGTTCGGCACCCCGGCCGCCGTAGCGGCCCCGCTTTTAGTCGGTTTGGGATTTCCGGCCATGGCTGCCGTCATGGTCGCCCTCATTATCCAGAGCACGCCGGTATCGTTCGGTGCCATCGGCACGCCGATGCTCGTCGGCGTCGGGACTGGACTGGAAACGCTGCAGGAATATACGGGCGACTGGGCGGGGTTCATTGCGGGGATCGGAGGAAAAACGGCGATCATCCACGCTATGTGCGGGATAGTCGTGCCGCTGTTTATGTCGTCGTTTCTCACCCGGTTTTTCGGTCGCAACCAGTCGTTTCGCGAAGGGCTGCGCGCGTGGAAGTTTGCCTTGTTTGCCGCAGTGGCCATGATTGTGCCGTACCTTATTGTCGCCAACACCCTCGGGCCTGAGTTTCCGGCGATGTTCGGCGGTCTGATCGGTCTCTTGATCGTCATACCTGCAGCAAGAAAAGGATTTCTCGTGCCGAAAGAGACGTGGGATTTTGACTGGCGCGAACAGTGGGACCCTGAATGGGTTGGCGCGGTGAAAATCGAGGAGGTCGCGCACCGTTCCGGAGGCATGAGTTTAACGAAGGCTTGGACGCCGTATGTGCTCATCGGTCTGTTTCTCGTCATCACTCGAATGGAAGCGCTTCCTGTAGGCGCCTGGCTGAAAGCGTTGACGATTGAATTTCCCAGTCTGTTTGGCACGGAGATTACAGTGTCGACTCAGCCGCTGTTTTTACCCGGGACGATATTCCTCGTCGTGACGGCATTGACGTATGTGATACACCAGATGGACGCCCCTTCATACGGCAGGGCGTGGAGAAACTCGTTTAAAGCGGCACTGTCTGCGTCTGTCGCATTGATCTGGACGGTTCCAATGGTCCAAGTGTTTATCAATTCGAGTGGCGGAGGAGCGGGTTATGAGAGCATGGCCGTGGTCCTGGCCGAAGGAGTCGCAGCTGTGACAGGCACGCTTTGGCCGCTCTTCGCCTCGTTTGTCGGGGCCTTCGGCGCCTTTATCGCCGGGAGCAACACTGTGAGCAACATGATGTTCTCCTTATTCCAGTACGGCGTCGGCGAACGGATCGGGGTCTTTGATCCGACGTGGGTGGTGGCCTTGCAAGCCGTCGGCGGAGCGGCCGGCAACATGATCGCTGTGCACAACGTCGTCGCTGCATCGGCAACTGTCGGCCTCGTGGGAAAAGAAGGACTGCTCATCCGCAAGACGATCTGGCCGATGGCGTATTACGCCCTGTTTGCCGGTTGTATCGGGTACACGATTTTGTTCGGGTTTGGCATCGGCGCGATTTTGGCGACAGCGATGGTGATCGGCATTGTGTACGCTGTCGCCACAAGCCGCCGCGGGGTGACGTTGGAAGACCAGAACGCGACGATGTGA
- a CDS encoding gluconate 2-dehydrogenase subunit 3 family protein, protein MSENEQEKQQKTMTRREFLRKSGYVAGGAVGGGILGGLITSQVANRPGTKRPEQAQQQGEDFNRALMFFSKQEDFQILSDAAERIFPEDDLGPGAKKLGVPYFIDHQLAGAWGHNAREYMQGPFYDGTETQGYQSHLDRREIFGQGISKIQAYSKETYDKPFTELSAEEQDEVLTAFEEGKVEMQGITSKEFFDLLRSSVIEGAYADPLYGGNANMDGWRMKKFPGNQMSYTDRIESEFEEIEPRSLRAHMQQE, encoded by the coding sequence ATGAGTGAGAATGAGCAGGAAAAACAACAGAAAACGATGACACGGCGGGAGTTTCTCCGCAAAAGCGGCTATGTGGCCGGCGGGGCGGTCGGGGGAGGCATTTTGGGAGGACTGATCACCTCACAAGTGGCGAACCGTCCCGGTACGAAGCGGCCAGAACAGGCGCAGCAACAAGGTGAAGACTTCAACAGAGCGTTGATGTTCTTCTCCAAACAAGAAGACTTTCAAATCCTGTCGGATGCGGCGGAACGCATTTTCCCCGAAGACGATTTAGGACCGGGCGCCAAGAAGCTGGGCGTGCCCTATTTTATCGACCATCAGCTGGCCGGGGCCTGGGGTCACAATGCTCGGGAGTACATGCAGGGTCCGTTTTACGATGGAACCGAGACACAAGGTTATCAGTCCCACTTGGATCGGCGCGAAATCTTCGGGCAAGGCATCAGCAAAATTCAAGCGTACAGCAAGGAAACGTATGACAAACCGTTTACAGAGCTTTCGGCGGAAGAACAGGATGAAGTGTTGACCGCCTTTGAAGAAGGAAAAGTAGAGATGCAAGGCATTACGTCAAAGGAGTTTTTTGATCTGTTGCGCTCCTCCGTCATTGAGGGGGCGTATGCAGATCCTCTGTACGGAGGGAATGCCAACATGGACGGCTGGCGGATGAAAAAGTTCCCCGGGAACCAAATGAGCTACACCGACCGGATCGAATCGGAGTTTGAGGAGATCGAGCCGCGCAGCTTGCGTGCCCACATGCAACAAGAATAG